The following are encoded together in the Candidatus Methylomirabilis oxygeniifera genome:
- the trxB gene encoding thioredoxin reductase, FAD/NAD(P)-binding (Evidence 2a : Function of homologous gene experimentally demonstrated in an other organism; PubMedId : 10049365, 15890030; Product type e : enzyme) → MDTPVEDVIILGSGPAGLTAALYTARANLRPLVIEGNETGGQLVLTTLVENYPGYPDGLMGPELISRMRQQAERFGARFVKGDVTTTDLNSNPFTLMVENDLRQTRTLIIATGASANLLGLESERKLLGHGVSTCATCDGFFFRDQQVAIVGGGDSAVEEALFLTKFATKVTLIHRRDKLRASKIMQERIFANPKIEVLWNRRIVEILDPSQGKVTGITTRSDGSSSLETFACDGVFVAIGHSPNTKLFSGQLELDERGYIVTNHGTMTSVPGVFAAGDVQDHVYKQAVTAAGSGCMAALDAERYLENL, encoded by the coding sequence ATGGATACTCCAGTGGAAGACGTCATTATTCTTGGTTCAGGCCCGGCGGGCCTGACGGCGGCCCTCTACACCGCTCGAGCTAATCTGCGTCCCCTGGTTATTGAAGGGAATGAGACCGGTGGGCAATTAGTCCTGACGACGCTGGTCGAGAACTACCCGGGATACCCCGATGGACTTATGGGACCGGAGCTGATCTCACGGATGCGACAGCAGGCGGAGCGGTTCGGCGCGAGGTTTGTGAAGGGAGATGTCACAACCACCGACCTGAACAGCAACCCGTTTACTTTGATGGTGGAGAATGACCTACGTCAGACCAGGACGCTGATCATCGCGACGGGGGCTTCAGCGAATCTGTTGGGCCTTGAATCGGAACGCAAGCTGCTGGGACATGGGGTCTCGACCTGCGCCACGTGCGACGGGTTCTTTTTCAGGGATCAGCAGGTGGCTATTGTCGGTGGGGGCGACTCGGCGGTTGAGGAGGCGCTTTTCCTGACGAAGTTTGCGACGAAGGTGACACTGATCCATCGGCGGGACAAGCTTCGAGCCTCGAAGATCATGCAAGAACGGATCTTCGCGAATCCGAAGATTGAGGTCTTGTGGAACCGAAGGATTGTTGAGATTCTTGACCCGTCGCAAGGGAAGGTGACCGGCATCACAACCCGGAGTGACGGTTCGTCCTCATTGGAGACGTTTGCCTGTGATGGTGTGTTCGTCGCGATCGGGCATTCCCCTAATACGAAGCTGTTCTCTGGACAGTTGGAGCTGGACGAGCGTGGCTATATTGTCACGAATCACGGGACGATGACCAGCGTTCCCGGTGTCTTTGCTGCCGGCGATGTGCAGGACCATGTCTATAAACAGGCCGTCACGGCAGCCGGATCGGGGTGTATGGCTGCCCTGGATGCCGAGCGCTACCTGGAGAACCTGTAA
- a CDS encoding putative 4Fe-4S ferredoxin iron-sulfur binding domain protein precursor (Evidence 3 : Function proposed based on presence of conserved amino acid motif, structural feature or limited homology) — protein sequence MGSYFSDLFGGSASILRSMKVTLRYLFTRAITVQYPDEQRPQPLRALNRHVLRIDETTGQLKCTACEACARICPTRCIELTGTGKGKNRHPSAFTIDHNLCMYCNLCVEVCPFDAITMWTRIGELSSDARSGLVFDLKALTAERFYPSPTTPEKPPVPAPAPEPEKVEAAAAAPPS from the coding sequence ATGGGAAGCTACTTTTCAGACCTGTTCGGCGGCAGCGCGAGCATCCTTCGCTCTATGAAGGTGACGCTCCGCTACCTCTTTACCCGCGCCATCACTGTCCAGTATCCCGATGAGCAGAGGCCACAACCGTTACGTGCGCTGAACCGCCACGTGCTCAGAATCGACGAGACAACCGGACAGCTTAAGTGTACCGCCTGCGAGGCATGCGCCAGAATCTGTCCCACTCGCTGCATCGAGCTTACCGGGACCGGTAAAGGCAAGAACCGCCACCCATCCGCCTTTACCATCGACCATAATCTTTGCATGTACTGCAACCTCTGCGTCGAAGTGTGCCCCTTCGACGCCATTACGATGTGGACGAGGATCGGCGAACTCAGCTCCGATGCGCGCAGCGGCCTGGTTTTTGATCTGAAGGCCTTGACGGCAGAGCGCTTCTACCCCTCTCCCACGACCCCCGAAAAGCCGCCTGTGCCGGCCCCGGCGCCTGAGCCCGAGAAGGTCGAAGCAGCGGCTGCGGCGCCCCCTTCGTAA
- the NAD gene encoding NADH-ubiquinone oxidoreductase 20 kDa subunit (NADH dehydrogenase subunit 10), whose translation MGLFDNRQADPNVITTTVEWLFNWARKSSPWPMTFGLACCAIEMMAAGASRFDLDRLGAGVFRPSPRQSDVMIVAGTVTEKMAPRIKTLYEQMPDPKWVIAMGACAISGGPFYYDAYHVVKGVDLLVPVDVYVPGCPPTPEALIFGILTLQDQIMRGERAKPGGRPSLPEPLAAV comes from the coding sequence ATGGGATTGTTCGATAACAGACAAGCCGACCCGAATGTTATCACGACGACGGTCGAGTGGCTCTTTAACTGGGCACGCAAGTCCTCCCCCTGGCCCATGACCTTCGGTCTGGCCTGCTGCGCGATAGAGATGATGGCTGCCGGCGCCTCTCGCTTTGATCTTGACCGCCTCGGGGCGGGGGTCTTTCGTCCGTCGCCGCGTCAGTCCGACGTCATGATTGTGGCCGGCACCGTCACCGAGAAGATGGCACCCCGCATCAAGACCCTCTACGAGCAGATGCCCGACCCCAAGTGGGTGATTGCCATGGGCGCATGCGCGATCTCCGGCGGCCCCTTCTACTATGATGCCTACCACGTCGTTAAGGGAGTGGATCTGCTGGTTCCGGTCGATGTCTATGTGCCTGGCTGTCCACCTACGCCTGAGGCGCTTATCTTCGGCATTCTGACCCTGCAGGACCAGATTATGCGCGGCGAGCGCGCGAAACCAGGCGGCCGACCTTCACTGCCCGAGCCCCTGGCGGCGGTCTGA
- a CDS encoding protein of unknown function (Evidence 5 : No homology to any previously reported sequences): MGQGEDLRAQLKSHSTVVVITFGSACLLSNNPITSLLAQKMSAESIEFIGSLEFAR, encoded by the coding sequence ATGGGCCAGGGGGAGGACTTGCGTGCCCAGTTAAAGAGCCACTCGACCGTCGTCGTGATAACATTCGGGTCGGCTTGTCTGTTATCGAACAATCCCATCACTAGTCTCCTTGCTCAGAAAATGTCTGCCGAGTCTATTGAGTTTATTGGGTCTCTTGAGTTCGCTCGATAG